The following proteins come from a genomic window of Palaemon carinicauda isolate YSFRI2023 chromosome 12, ASM3689809v2, whole genome shotgun sequence:
- the LOC137650657 gene encoding uncharacterized protein encodes MENVSYKAEASQNSLGETTQDNKDTRMKAGIPVIVASMRGGHRCLAADKSKCVYSKFAGLPQVPPAPIKVEILSKVPAVDVTQSGGAMKNEFSSQVPAEDVTQSGGAMKNEFSSQVSAEDVTQSGGAMKNEFSSQVPAEDVTQSGGAMKNEFSSQVPAENVTQSGGAMKNKFSSQVPAEDVTQFGGAMKNKFSSQVPAEDVTQFGGAMKNEFSSRVPAEDVTQFGGAMRNTLASQVPAVDATRFEDIGPANSTCYVCNKTFSDTFLRDRHMREVCLSPNHPEDIIRCPACGQIFKKKKYLRYHVVLKRCRVLFPVDF; translated from the coding sequence ATGGAGAACGTGTCTTACAAAGCTGAAGCATCACAAAATTCCTTAGGAGAAACAACTCAAGACAACAAAGACACAAGAATGAAAGCTGGAATTCCTGTCATTGTAGCTTCTATGCGCGGCGGACACCGCTGTCTAGCAGCAGACAAAAGCAAGTGCGTTTACTCTAAGTTTGCTGGACTTCCACAAGTCCCACCAGCTCCTATTAAAGTAGAAATTCTCTCAAAAGTTCCTGCCGTAGACGTCACACAATCTGGAGGTGCCATGAAGAATGAATTTTCTTCACAAGTTCCAGCTGAAGACGTCACACAATCTGGAGGTGCCATGAAGAATGAATTTTCTTCACAAGTTTCAGCTGAAGACGTCACACAATCTGGAGGTGCCATGAAGAATGAATTTTCTTCACAAGTTCCAGCTGAAGACGTCACCCAATCTGGAGGTGCCATGAAGAATGAATTTTCTTCACAAGTTCCAGCTGAAAACGTCACACAATCTGGAGGTGCCATGAAGAATAAGTTTTCTTCACAAGTTCCAGCTGAAGATGTCACACAATTTGGAGGTGCCATGAAGAATAAGTTTTCTTCACAAGTTCCAGCTGAAGATGTCACACAATTTGGAGGTGCCATGAAGAATGAATTTTCTTCACGTGTTCCAGCCGAAGATGTCACACAATTTGGAGGTGCCATGAGGAATACATTAGCCTCACAAGTTCCTGCTGTAGACGCCACACGATTTGAAGATATTGGCCCAGCAAATTCGACCTGTTATGTCTGCAACAAGACATTTTCAGATACCTTCCTCAGAGACAGGCATATGAGAGAGGTATGTTTATCGCCAAATCATCCCGAGGATATCATAAGATGCCCTGCATGTGGACAGATATTTAAGAAGAAAAAGTACCTCCGTTACCACGTCGTCTTGAAACGCTGTAGAGTTCTTTTTCCTGTAGATTTTTAA